Below is a genomic region from Dechloromonas denitrificans.
GGTAGCCAAGTCCCATCCAGCCACCTGCCTCCAGCGTGTATTTCCACAAATACTGATATGCATGGGTTGGCTGCGAGACCACGACAACCTTGCCCAATTGTCGCCAGCCGGCAGAAATGAAAGCTTCACCAGGCGGCGCATGCAACTGGATCAGGCTTGAAAACCACAGAGGCACACCATCGATTTTGGTTGGCAAGTCGCGGTCGACCACGACAGATCCATCAATTCCGATGACAGCGATGCGCTGGAAATAGCCTCGGTCGAACATCGAGGTGACCTGCACATTAGCCAAGCCTGCATCATTTTTGCCCAATGACTGCGCAAGCGGCAAGGAAAGCGATGACGCGGCATCCTGGGCATGCGAACCAAGCTGCTGCTCCAGGTAATCGCGCGTGCCGTTGATACCCACGGCCATCAGCCCCAGAAAAATCACCAGAAAAACCAGTGAAATCGCGATGAACAACTGCCGCCTCAACGTCATCAAACCACTCCCTGCATTTTGTTGCGCCGCGGCATAGCCGATTTTGATCCTGAACGGCTACGTTCCCCGGGCGAACGCCCGCCACCTTGCGGCAAGGCACCGGCCATCCAGACCATGGCCATGACGATAACCAGCGTCAACGCATTAGCCGGCAACTGTAAATTGAAATCGACCGTACTATGTATGGCAATTGCAACAATCGCCATCAGCGAACCAAAGGCCACGCCACGCGGCAAGCTTGAACGGCGGCGCATCAGGATCAGGATGGCCTTTGCTGCGGTCAACACCACAAAACCGGCCAAAATCCCCAGGCCAAACACTCCCGTATCGGCCGCAATCTCGACATAATCGTTATGTGCGTGATCCCAGTACAACTCGCGCGGTGTGCGGTAACGCAGATAGGTATTGTAAAAACTCCCGGCGCCAGTCCCCAGCACCGGGAAATCGCGAACGAGATCGACGCTGTAGCGCGCCACCTCAGTTCGCAACTCGACCGATTCCTCGCGAGCGCCAATTTCCTGAACCATGCCGGTATCACGTACCCGCTCGACCACTTTTTCCAGACCAACCCAAGTGCCGACAATCACCACATCGATAATGATCAAGCTGGCGATCAGACCTATCGTTGCCGGCGCCATCTTGCGCGACAGCACAATGGCAATAAGACCAACAATCAGCATGGCCGCAAAAAATCCGGCATTCCCCATGCGTGAGCGCGTCAGAACCAAGGCGATGACCAGAATAATCAGCATCATGCGCAAGCGCATCTTGGGACTCAGGATAAAGTCAAATACCTTGACCAGCTTGTGCTTCCAGTTGCCTATTTGCTCGCTTTTTTCAGCCCCAAGACGGGCCAGCATCAAACCGATCCCGACCGACAGGCAAATCTCCATATAGCCAGCAAAGTGGTTGTGATAGCCAAAAGTACCAAAAACCCGGTTATGGGCAATATCGAAGAAAAATATCCGGTAAGTCGCCCCAACCGAAAACAGCAGCACGCCGATGATCGCCTGTAGCAGACCGGCACCGACAATCAGTAAAGCGAGTTTATCCAGTCGCTCCTTGTCACGAACCGTCAGCAACGCAACGATAAAACAGGAGAAATAGGCGAAAGTGAGGGCGGCATAAATCTGCGTCTGGTTCGGATCAAGACTAATCCTGAAGGAAGAAACACCCTGCTGCACGGTCACTGTTTCAGGTGAAAGCAATGCAAGAAAACTGGCTGGCAATGGCAACAGTTGCGCCCAGACCAGCAAGCCAAACAAACCAAACAAAGCAAGCGGCCATTTGAATAATTTCAGCCGCTCAAAGGCGTCGACCGCAGCATGCCGCCAGACAAACATCGCCCCGAGAAGGAGCAATTGCGACCAGCAAACCAGAATACCGACGGCCCAGGTCCGATTGCTTCCCAAAGGCAGCGGCGCCCAGAAAAGAAGAAGGATCAAGCCACGAAATAACCAGCGATCATCGATCTCTGAAGAAAAAGCAGGTCTGGCAGACGAAACTGTGCGCATGGAGAAAATATCGAGGTAAAAAAAATGGCAGCCTTAAGCTGCCATTATCGGGTAGAGGCTCGATCAGGAGCGGCTACCGCCGCCACCGCCACCACCGGAGATGGTGGATGCGCCACCACTCGTACCAAAGCCACTGTTACCATTGCCGGAAGAGTTATTTCCGACATTACCCTGGCCTTGACCCTGACCATTGTTACCAGCGGCAGTTGCTGCGGTAATTTGTGTCGGATCAGCACCACCGGCAATTGCTGCACCCTGAGCGGTCGCCAGCGTTGCACCGGAATTAACGGCAGCACGGACGGCAGCTTCAGCAACAGCTTCGTTGCCATTGGCAGCGGCCACAACGGCGGTAACTGCATCTGAAGCACTGATTCCCTGCTCGATCATGGCGCTGGTAGTCAGCGTGGTCGAGACATTCGCAGCCTTGGCTGCATTGGCGATCTGGGCCGGCGTCTGACCTGCAGCCCTGAGGCTTGCAACTTCAGAAGCAATTTGCGTGGCAGTCATGCCACTGGTGAAGGCTGCCATGGCGGAGAAACTCACTGCCATCACACCTGCGATCAAACCTAGCTTGAATTTCTTCATAGCACCTCCTAAATAGTATGCGCGAAGGTTAACATCGGCACATGCACACGTCAACAAATCAAAGGTAAAAAGTTTCAAAAAACGATAAATAACACTGACTTAGACAGATTATTCTGTTTGATTTTACCGATCAGGCTTGCAACAAAAACTGCGCAGTCAGCGCAGCTTCAACAATCAACAAGCACTCACTCGTAGCCGACAGGATTCATTGACTGCCAACGCCAGGTATCAGTGCACATTGCTTCAATACCCCGCTCTGCCTGCCATTTGAGGCTCTCCAACGCAAAGCTCGGATTGGCGTAACAAGAAGCCACATCACCCGGACGACGCTCGACAATGCGATGTGCGACCTGTTTGCCACTGGCCTTTTCGAAAGCGGCAATCATTTGCAAAACACTGTATCCCTGCCCCGTCCCCAGGTTGACCGTCAGCACACCCGGCTTCTCGTTGAGTGCCCGCAGCGCGGCAAGATGCCCCGAAGCAAGATCAACCACGTGGATGTAATCACGCACCCCGGTACCGTCGACCGTCGGATAATCATTACCGAAAACAGATAATTCCGGGCGTTTGCCGACTGCAACCTGCGCAATGAACGGCATCAGATTATTCGGAATGCCGTTCGGATCTTCACCGATCAAGCCGCTGCTGTGCGCCCCCACAGGATTGAAATAGCGCAGTAAGGCAATACGCCACGAAGGATCGGCAATAGCGAGATCGCGCAGGATTTCCTCGATCATCAGCTTCGAACGCCCGTAGGGGTTGGTTGCCTGGAGAGGAAAATTCTCAATGATCGGCACGGTGTGCGGATCGCCATAAACGGTAGCGGATGAACTAAAAACCAGTTTTCTGACACCTGCTTCAGCCATGGTCTGGAAAAGCACCAGACTGCCCTGCACGTTGTTGTCGTAATAGCGCAAGGGCTGGGCAACCGACTCGCCAACCGCTTTCAGGCCGGCAAAGTGGATCACTTCGCTAATGGCATGGCGGGCAAACAATTCGCCCATCGCCGCACGATCGCGAATATCTGCCTGCACGAAAGCCGGGCGGCGGCCAGTAATGCTTTCGATACGGTCAAGTACAGCCAGTTTGCTGTTACTGAGATTATCAACAATCAGCAAATCTGCGCCGGCCTCAAGCAGCTCGACAACAGTGTGCGAACCGATATAACCCATCCCACCGGTGACCAGAATCATTCAGAACTCCAAAAATCCAAGGCAAATTTTGCGGTCGACCGGGAAAACCCCCAATTTATGGCAAACATCCATCACCACCCGCTTTTCGGTCAACGTCCGTAAATATCTTCAAACCGGACGATGTCATCCTCCCCCAAATAACTGCCTGATTGCACTTCGATCATTTCCAGAGGCAGTTTGCCCGGGTTCTCAAGGCGATGCTTGGTACCCAGCGGGATATAGGTTGATTGGTTTTCGGACACCAGCAGCGTTTCTTCGCCACGGGTCACCTTGGCTGTTCCGGAAACGACGATCCAGTGCTCTGCACGATGGTGATGCATTTGCAGCGAAAGACAGGCGCCGGGATTGACGACGATGCGCTTGACCTGGAATCGTTCGCCGAAATCGATGCTGTCATACCACCCCCAGGGCCGGAAAACCTTGCGATGCGAAAGTGATTCCGGGCGCTTTTGAGCCTTGAGTTGCCCGACTACTTCCTTGACCTTCTGAATCTCGGAACGATCCGCCACCAAAATGGCATCGGCTGTTTCAACCACGACAATGTTTTTCAGACCAATGCAGGCAACCAGGCGGTCTTCGGCAACAACCAGCGTGTCCTGAGAGTCAACTGACAGGACATCGCCCATCAGCACATTGCCGCCGGCATCCTTGTCACCGATTTCCCACAGCGCGCTCCAGGCGCCCACATCAGACCAGCGCGCATCGAGCGGAACAACAGCGACCTCACCGGTATTAGCCCCTTCGCGGGCAAGACGCTCCATCACGGCATAGTCGATTGAGTCGGATGGACAGTCGGCGAATGCCTCTTTCGATGGACGGAGAAAATCGTGATCCTGCTGCCGGCCCTCATAGGCCTTGAGGCAAGCAGCCGTAATGTCGGCACGACACTGCGCCATCTTGGCCAGCCAGACCGATGTTTTGATGACGAAAATCCCGCCATTCCATAGGAAACGCCCACTGGCCAGATAGCTTTCAGCGGTCGCAGCATCCGGCTTTTCGACAAACTGATCGACCAGGCACGCCCCATCGGCCAGTGCTGCACCCTGCTTGATATAACCATAACCCGTTTCCGGGGCAGTTGGCTTGATACCAAAAGTAACCAGTTTACCCTGCTCGGCCAGGGCGGCCCCCTGCATCACTGCTTTGCGAAAAGCAGTTTCATCCTGGATCACATGATCCGCCGGCATGATGACCAGCACCGGGTCGCTTCCCTCACCTTGAGCAGCCAGCGCAGCCAAGGTCAAAGCAGGTGCCGTATTGCGCCCGCAAGGTTCGAGGACCAGGGTGGGATGCGCTACACCAACCTGACGCAGTTGCTCGGCGATCAGGAAGCGATATTCCTCATTGCCGACTAACAAAGGAGCAGCCAGTACATCGCCTTCTGCCAGCGCAAGCCCGTCGAGGCGCAACGCTGTCGCCTGGAGCATGGTGTGATTGCCATTCAGGCAAAGCAACTGCTTGGGGTACTGTTCGCGAGAAAGCGGCCAGAGGCGGGTGCCTGAGCCGCCACAAAGAATAACGGGCTGGATGATCATGAAATGGGATCCATCGATGGCTCCCCGACGAGGCGGGGAAAAAATTCAAGGAATTACTTTAGCAAATAAAGCTGGCCATGCCCGCACCACTCAGTCGGCCAGTCGAGACCGCACCGGGAACCTAGTACGCATTTTTATTCACGAACCCCTTGAATACCGTGAGAAAAATGATCTTTAGGTCAAACCACAGCGACCAGTTTTGAACGTATTGCAAATCAAACTTGACCCGCATGGCCATTTTGTCGACGGTCTCCGTTTCACCACGCCAGCCACTGATCTGAGCCCAACCGGTAATCCCCGGCTTGACCTTGTGGCGCAACATGTAGCCACGAATCAGGCGACGATACTGCTCGTTGTGTGAAACCGCATGCGGCCGCGGGCCAACGACGGACATCGAACCTTGCAATACATTGAAAAACTGCGGCAATTCGTCAAGCGAAGTACGCCGTAAAAAAGCGCCGAAGGGAGTAATCCGCATATCCCCTTTTTGGGCCTGGATGACTTTATCGCCATCCTCGCAAACCGTCATGCTGCGAAATTTCCAGACTTCGACGACAGCACCATTCAGTCCATAGCGGCGCTGCTTGAAAAGCACCGGGCCGGGCGAGGTCAATTTAACGCCCAGTGCGATCAACGCCATGGGGAGGGCAATCAGCAGCAGGATCAGGCTGGCGACAACAATATCCTCCGCCCGCTTGACCCAGCCATCCACCCCATAAAACGGGCTTTCATGAAGACTCAGCACCGGGATGCCGTCCATGCTCGAAAGCTTTCCGTGCAGCAGATCGAAGATAAAGAAATTAGGCACCATATAGACGGAAGCCGTCGTGTCGCTGAGCGCATTGACCAGTTCGACGATTCGATTTTCTGCCTTCATCGGCAATGTGATGTAGATGTAATCCACCTCACCGTTGCGGGCCATCTCGACCAATTCGTCAAACCGCCCGACGCCATCGACATCATTGGCGGCATGTTTGCAATCCCGCGCAGCCAGACGGTCGTCGAAATAGCCGACGCAGCGCATACCCAACCATGGTGAGTTGCGCACTTTCTCTTCAACCTGCATCCCCATTTTGGTTTTACCGGCAATAGCCAGTGTACGGGTATTTCTTCCGGAAGAGCGAAAGGCGTTGAGAACAAGACGCAAGGCGATGCGTGAAGCCGCCAGCATCAGCGGTGCGAGGACAAACCAGACCAAGGTTGCCGCACGAGAGAAGTCAGATGAAGTTTTGCCAAGAAAACCCAGCACAACCAGCGCAATCGCTGTCCAGATCCAGACCATCAACGTCTTCGAAACAGCGTTGTGCAAGGGCTCAAGCCGCCACGAACCGTAAATCTGCTGGGCACCGCCAATCATGACGAACAGCAGGACAGCCAAAATACCGGCCTGGACATAAGGACCATCCAGATCAAGGCCGTGAGTCAACTCCAGCGAGATAGCCAAAGCCACCAGGATCATCACCGCATCCAGGATGCGGTGGAAAAATGCAATTTTTGAACTATGCGGCCGAACAAGCCCTGAAGACATGAAACCCATAAACTGACCACCGTAATTCAATCATTTCGTGACAATGTGCTGCGCGCGAATAATGCCACGATGAAGAAATTTGCCCTATAAGACAAAAGGCATATCAAAATCGCTTATCATCAAAATTCCGCCGAATACTGCTTTTATTTATTGCAAGCAACTACCTGACTTGCCCAACCCATTCGAGTACTGCCGGGATTTGCCATCCCAGTGCCGCCTGAATCAGCAACAGGACAACCAGGACCGTCGCGGTCGACACCAATAAAAACCCGAAAATCAATGCCCAGACGCTCCATCGCGCCACAGCCTGCTCGACAGGCGCCAATTCGCGCCGCTCGCGCCCACCAAGCAAGACAACATAAAATTCCCAACGCCACAGCTTGAAAGTCCAACGGTAATCCAGCGCATGGCGGCCCCAGGCGGATACCTCACGGCGCTCGGGGACAATCTCGCCTTCGCGCAAAGCCACACTCTCGCGCAGCACCCAGAGCAAGCGTCCAAGCAGATAAATCAGCGTGGCCAGCGTAACACCGACAATATCGGCATACCAATCCTCCAGGCTCGGCACGTGCCCTTCCTGGAAAAACTGATG
It encodes:
- a CDS encoding O-antigen ligase family protein; its protein translation is MILLLFWAPLPLGSNRTWAVGILVCWSQLLLLGAMFVWRHAAVDAFERLKLFKWPLALFGLFGLLVWAQLLPLPASFLALLSPETVTVQQGVSSFRISLDPNQTQIYAALTFAYFSCFIVALLTVRDKERLDKLALLIVGAGLLQAIIGVLLFSVGATYRIFFFDIAHNRVFGTFGYHNHFAGYMEICLSVGIGLMLARLGAEKSEQIGNWKHKLVKVFDFILSPKMRLRMMLIILVIALVLTRSRMGNAGFFAAMLIVGLIAIVLSRKMAPATIGLIASLIIIDVVIVGTWVGLEKVVERVRDTGMVQEIGAREESVELRTEVARYSVDLVRDFPVLGTGAGSFYNTYLRYRTPRELYWDHAHNDYVEIAADTGVFGLGILAGFVVLTAAKAILILMRRRSSLPRGVAFGSLMAIVAIAIHSTVDFNLQLPANALTLVIVMAMVWMAGALPQGGGRSPGERSRSGSKSAMPRRNKMQGVV
- the galE gene encoding UDP-glucose 4-epimerase GalE, with the protein product MILVTGGMGYIGSHTVVELLEAGADLLIVDNLSNSKLAVLDRIESITGRRPAFVQADIRDRAAMGELFARHAISEVIHFAGLKAVGESVAQPLRYYDNNVQGSLVLFQTMAEAGVRKLVFSSSATVYGDPHTVPIIENFPLQATNPYGRSKLMIEEILRDLAIADPSWRIALLRYFNPVGAHSSGLIGEDPNGIPNNLMPFIAQVAVGKRPELSVFGNDYPTVDGTGVRDYIHVVDLASGHLAALRALNEKPGVLTVNLGTGQGYSVLQMIAAFEKASGKQVAHRIVERRPGDVASCYANPSFALESLKWQAERGIEAMCTDTWRWQSMNPVGYE
- a CDS encoding mannose-1-phosphate guanylyltransferase/mannose-6-phosphate isomerase translates to MIIQPVILCGGSGTRLWPLSREQYPKQLLCLNGNHTMLQATALRLDGLALAEGDVLAAPLLVGNEEYRFLIAEQLRQVGVAHPTLVLEPCGRNTAPALTLAALAAQGEGSDPVLVIMPADHVIQDETAFRKAVMQGAALAEQGKLVTFGIKPTAPETGYGYIKQGAALADGACLVDQFVEKPDAATAESYLASGRFLWNGGIFVIKTSVWLAKMAQCRADITAACLKAYEGRQQDHDFLRPSKEAFADCPSDSIDYAVMERLAREGANTGEVAVVPLDARWSDVGAWSALWEIGDKDAGGNVLMGDVLSVDSQDTLVVAEDRLVACIGLKNIVVVETADAILVADRSEIQKVKEVVGQLKAQKRPESLSHRKVFRPWGWYDSIDFGERFQVKRIVVNPGACLSLQMHHHRAEHWIVVSGTAKVTRGEETLLVSENQSTYIPLGTKHRLENPGKLPLEMIEVQSGSYLGEDDIVRFEDIYGR
- a CDS encoding undecaprenyl-phosphate glucose phosphotransferase, producing the protein MSSGLVRPHSSKIAFFHRILDAVMILVALAISLELTHGLDLDGPYVQAGILAVLLFVMIGGAQQIYGSWRLEPLHNAVSKTLMVWIWTAIALVVLGFLGKTSSDFSRAATLVWFVLAPLMLAASRIALRLVLNAFRSSGRNTRTLAIAGKTKMGMQVEEKVRNSPWLGMRCVGYFDDRLAARDCKHAANDVDGVGRFDELVEMARNGEVDYIYITLPMKAENRIVELVNALSDTTASVYMVPNFFIFDLLHGKLSSMDGIPVLSLHESPFYGVDGWVKRAEDIVVASLILLLIALPMALIALGVKLTSPGPVLFKQRRYGLNGAVVEVWKFRSMTVCEDGDKVIQAQKGDMRITPFGAFLRRTSLDELPQFFNVLQGSMSVVGPRPHAVSHNEQYRRLIRGYMLRHKVKPGITGWAQISGWRGETETVDKMAMRVKFDLQYVQNWSLWFDLKIIFLTVFKGFVNKNAY
- a CDS encoding VanZ family protein — encoded protein: MKLPFRFIPLLASALVVAGLYWGLNQAESRAIYASWDKVLHASVFFVIWWLTRWTLKGSWVWITLIAIVGGGAEEIHQFFQEGHVPSLEDWYADIVGVTLATLIYLLGRLLWVLRESVALREGEIVPERREVSAWGRHALDYRWTFKLWRWEFYVVLLGGRERRELAPVEQAVARWSVWALIFGFLLVSTATVLVVLLLIQAALGWQIPAVLEWVGQVR